A genomic window from Desulfobacterales bacterium includes:
- a CDS encoding putative quinol monooxygenase: MIIVRINMNVLPEKQLEVSQTLLSMIEPTGKEAGCLSYAVFCDIEDKNLFSLIEEWETREDLEHHLRSHRFGVLLGSKTLLCEPLKIQIFTVSNSEGIEAVNSVRKKRN, encoded by the coding sequence ATGATCATTGTCAGGATAAATATGAACGTACTTCCGGAAAAACAGCTGGAGGTTTCGCAAACGCTTCTCTCCATGATCGAGCCAACGGGAAAGGAAGCGGGTTGTCTGAGCTATGCCGTCTTTTGTGATATCGAAGACAAGAATCTTTTCAGCCTGATAGAGGAGTGGGAAACCCGTGAAGATCTGGAACATCATCTAAGGTCGCATCGATTCGGTGTTTTGCTTGGATCAAAGACCCTTTTATGTGAGCCATTGAAAATTCAAATCTTTACGGTCTCAAATTCTGAAGGAATCGAAGCTGTCAATTCCGTAAGAAAAAAAAGAAACTGA